The proteins below come from a single Gemmatimonadota bacterium genomic window:
- a CDS encoding S9 family peptidase — translation MKWQRIVTLAIVLSTPLAARLAAQQGITAEQAVAMRQLSNVRISPDGKWVAYVVTTSDLKESSKNADIWVVSAQGGEPVRLTNNKASDDHPAWSPDGKWIAFISARDGKPQLYRISPNGGEAEKLTDSKTGVQDIEWASDSKRIAYVATRDATADEDRKVKEKDDAIEVDHNFVPARLSVYDVTARTSREIVKGDYQIIQMAWSPDGSRIAYTTMPTTRADDSRFTDVMVVDVAAGTARKLVESAGPDMNPSWSPDSKWIAFSTKPLKNATITQSKLVVVSASGGTPRSVISDFLYEPGQSRWSPDGASLYFWASTRTRTELYQVPVAGGAVKQLSDLKGSAGMFGAGQPSLSADGRTIAFPRTAIDTPDEVYVASLGGAWAQTAVTKLHPELAAVRMGAGEVMRWKSKDGMEAEGVVVYPVGYQPGKKYPTVAIIHGGPSGVWDESFAANWYNPAQLYASNGWVAFLPNPRGSSGYGEKYLGANFRDWGNGDYQDIQTGLDYLVKRGIADSTKLAQTGWSYGGFMSAWTLTQTNRFKAISVGAGLTDLYSMYSTNDLQTVLEDYFGGEPWNDEGAYRRASAMVHIKQAKTPTIILHGQADTRVPIGQAQELYMGLKKNNVPVDLVFFPREPHGLQEPRHTLDKLKREYEFFAKHVLGIDPAPKKDYVP, via the coding sequence ATGAAATGGCAACGGATTGTCACTCTCGCGATCGTCCTGAGCACGCCGCTGGCGGCTCGCCTCGCAGCGCAGCAAGGGATTACTGCCGAGCAAGCGGTCGCTATGCGACAGCTTTCGAATGTGCGCATCTCGCCTGACGGTAAGTGGGTGGCGTACGTGGTGACGACGTCAGACCTCAAGGAGAGCAGTAAGAACGCTGATATTTGGGTGGTGTCGGCGCAGGGGGGCGAGCCCGTGCGGCTGACGAATAACAAGGCATCTGATGATCACCCCGCGTGGTCGCCGGACGGCAAGTGGATTGCGTTCATTTCAGCGCGCGACGGGAAGCCGCAGCTGTATCGGATTTCGCCCAATGGTGGCGAAGCGGAAAAGCTCACCGACAGCAAAACAGGCGTGCAAGACATTGAATGGGCGAGCGACAGCAAGCGCATTGCCTATGTGGCGACTCGTGACGCCACCGCCGACGAAGACCGGAAAGTGAAAGAGAAAGACGACGCCATTGAGGTGGATCACAACTTTGTGCCGGCGCGGCTTTCTGTGTATGACGTGACTGCCCGCACGAGCCGAGAGATTGTGAAGGGCGATTATCAGATCATTCAGATGGCGTGGTCGCCGGACGGCTCGCGCATCGCGTATACCACCATGCCCACGACGCGCGCCGACGACAGCCGCTTTACGGACGTGATGGTGGTGGATGTCGCCGCTGGCACTGCGCGCAAGCTCGTGGAGAGCGCGGGTCCCGATATGAATCCGTCGTGGTCGCCGGACAGCAAGTGGATTGCCTTTAGTACGAAGCCGCTCAAGAACGCGACGATCACGCAGTCCAAGTTGGTAGTGGTGTCGGCGAGCGGCGGAACGCCCCGCTCGGTGATTAGCGACTTTTTGTATGAGCCAGGGCAGTCGCGGTGGTCGCCGGACGGCGCCTCGCTCTATTTCTGGGCCAGCACGCGGACGCGCACGGAATTGTATCAGGTGCCTGTGGCTGGCGGCGCGGTGAAGCAGCTGTCTGACCTCAAGGGATCCGCTGGCATGTTCGGAGCTGGACAGCCCTCGCTCTCCGCAGACGGACGCACCATCGCATTTCCGCGCACGGCAATCGACACGCCAGACGAAGTGTATGTGGCATCGCTCGGCGGTGCGTGGGCGCAGACCGCGGTCACCAAGCTGCATCCGGAGCTGGCCGCCGTGCGCATGGGCGCCGGCGAAGTGATGCGCTGGAAGAGCAAGGACGGTATGGAGGCCGAAGGGGTGGTGGTGTATCCGGTGGGCTATCAGCCCGGCAAAAAATATCCGACCGTGGCAATCATTCACGGTGGCCCCTCAGGCGTGTGGGACGAATCGTTTGCCGCCAACTGGTATAATCCTGCACAACTGTACGCGAGCAACGGTTGGGTCGCATTCCTCCCCAATCCGCGCGGCTCGAGTGGCTACGGTGAGAAGTACCTCGGCGCCAACTTCCGCGATTGGGGCAACGGCGACTATCAGGACATTCAGACCGGGCTCGACTATCTCGTGAAGCGTGGCATTGCCGACTCCACCAAGCTGGCGCAGACGGGATGGAGCTATGGTGGCTTCATGAGCGCGTGGACGTTGACGCAGACGAATCGGTTCAAGGCGATCTCGGTTGGCGCCGGCCTGACCGATCTGTACTCGATGTATTCAACGAACGACCTGCAGACCGTGCTCGAGGATTATTTCGGCGGTGAGCCCTGGAACGACGAAGGCGCCTATCGACGCGCCTCGGCGATGGTGCACATCAAGCAGGCCAAAACGCCGACGATCATTCTGCACGGACAAGCCGATACGCGCGTCCCGATTGGGCAAGCGCAGGAACTGTACATGGGACTCAAGAAGAACAATGTCCCCGTGGATCTCGTGTTCTTCCCCCGCGAGCCGCACGGCCTGCAGGAGCCGCGGCATACGCTTGACAAACTGAAGCGTGAATACGAGTTCTTTGCGAAGCATGTGCTCGGCATTGATCCCGCGCCCAAGAAAGACTACGTGCCGTGA
- a CDS encoding serine hydrolase: MRHIRFRSFAATFAAVLLVGSLATPLAAQQKSRAQMVSAIDSVVASYLKGGKAAGMSIAVIKGRDTLALKGYGSADLELNTPTPARAVYEIGSVTKQFTAAAILQLRDAGKLSLSDNILKYLPDYPTQGHTITVGQLLDHTSGMKDYTSLPKFGTIASRNLPRDTLIAMFQAEPFDFNPGELQLYTNSAYFLAGLIIEKTSGETYADYIKKHLFEKAGMPDSRYCSESAIIPRKAHGYDMGAKGLENKSPLAHVYPFSAGSICSSAGDIAAWNRALHGGKVLSAAAYHDITTPSKLNDGTTIRYAKGLAIHKFDGRRVIEHGGGINGFLSQSTYYPDDDAIIVVLINSAGPVAPAEVAKSLANVVLAPVKTVSATYTGDLAAFAGEYNGPGRGRPSKMTITVVSGKLQLAAEGLPKPLELSYRTGDLWEHDDQLVTFVRDGGKVTKMKIDQAYGYSVLTKK; encoded by the coding sequence ATGCGTCACATCAGATTCAGGTCGTTCGCCGCGACGTTTGCGGCGGTGCTGCTGGTTGGTTCGCTCGCGACGCCGCTTGCGGCACAGCAGAAGAGTCGCGCGCAGATGGTGTCGGCTATCGATTCGGTGGTAGCCTCATACTTGAAGGGTGGAAAGGCGGCGGGGATGTCGATTGCCGTGATCAAAGGGCGCGACACGCTGGCGCTCAAGGGCTACGGCTCTGCCGACCTCGAACTCAACACGCCGACGCCGGCGCGCGCGGTGTACGAGATCGGCTCGGTGACCAAGCAGTTTACTGCTGCCGCCATTCTGCAGTTGCGCGATGCTGGGAAGCTCTCACTTTCCGATAACATCTTGAAGTATCTCCCTGATTACCCGACGCAGGGGCACACCATCACGGTGGGGCAGTTGCTCGACCACACGTCGGGGATGAAGGACTACACCAGTCTACCGAAGTTCGGCACCATCGCCTCGCGGAACCTTCCACGGGATACGCTCATCGCGATGTTCCAGGCGGAGCCATTCGACTTCAATCCGGGCGAACTCCAGCTCTATACCAACTCGGCATACTTTCTTGCCGGGCTGATCATTGAGAAAACCTCGGGCGAGACGTACGCCGACTACATCAAGAAGCACCTCTTTGAGAAAGCGGGGATGCCGGATTCGCGTTACTGCAGCGAGTCCGCCATCATCCCGCGGAAGGCGCATGGCTACGACATGGGCGCCAAGGGACTCGAGAACAAGAGCCCACTCGCGCATGTGTATCCGTTCTCGGCCGGTTCGATTTGCTCGTCGGCGGGAGACATTGCTGCGTGGAACCGCGCCTTGCATGGCGGCAAGGTGCTCTCCGCCGCTGCATATCACGATATCACCACGCCGAGTAAGCTCAACGACGGCACCACGATTCGGTATGCCAAGGGGCTTGCCATTCACAAGTTCGACGGGCGTCGCGTGATCGAACATGGCGGCGGCATCAATGGGTTCTTGTCGCAGTCCACGTACTACCCCGATGACGACGCCATCATTGTGGTGTTGATCAACTCCGCTGGTCCGGTCGCGCCGGCCGAGGTCGCGAAGTCGCTGGCGAATGTGGTGCTCGCGCCCGTCAAGACGGTGTCGGCGACGTACACCGGTGATCTGGCGGCGTTTGCCGGCGAGTACAATGGGCCGGGACGTGGCCGGCCGTCGAAGATGACGATCACGGTAGTGAGTGGCAAGCTGCAGCTTGCCGCCGAGGGGCTGCCCAAGCCGCTTGAGCTCTCGTACCGCACGGGCGACTTGTGGGAGCACGATGACCAGCTCGTGACGTTCGTGCGCGACGGTGGTAAGGTCACCAAGATGAAAATCGACCAAGCCTACGGCTATTCGGTTCTCACCAAGAAGTAG